In Microbacterium esteraromaticum, the following proteins share a genomic window:
- a CDS encoding peptidase, with the protein MISIDWIAFLNVFGAALLGAGSIVLFYALGLRMLVRAGRVPVVTPVEFTDAITVLSEKEIRRAAKQAEKAARKSPLSEGQKTLAFIAAIACFALCTLAVIGGILLIVLGH; encoded by the coding sequence ATGATCTCGATCGACTGGATCGCCTTCCTCAACGTCTTCGGCGCCGCGCTGCTCGGTGCCGGATCGATCGTGCTCTTCTACGCCCTTGGTCTCCGGATGCTGGTGCGCGCGGGTCGTGTGCCGGTCGTGACCCCGGTGGAGTTCACCGACGCCATCACGGTGCTCTCCGAGAAGGAGATCAGGCGCGCCGCGAAGCAGGCCGAGAAGGCCGCTCGGAAGAGCCCGCTGAGCGAGGGCCAGAAGACGCTCGCCTTCATCGCCGCGATCGCGTGCTTCGCGCTGTGCACGCTCGCGGTCATCGGCGGCATCCTGCTCATCGTCCTCGGTCACTGA
- a CDS encoding phosphodiesterase gives MSAPFAFGSHDPASHVIVHLSDPHLLADGGRLGERYDVEHNLARTLDAIRATHCEAAAIVVTGDLADLGEPDAYRRLRAAVEPFAIDLGCPVIWVAGNHDERPALRQHLLDLPPTEQPVTGVWDLSGLRLVALDTSVPGWHHGDLDAGQLDWLGDVLREPAPHGTILAMHHPPVPSHIPLFDILELRNQDELARVIHGTDVRAILAGHLHYSSHGTFAGIPVSVASATCYTMNVARPAVDVNGMDAAQAFQLVHVYRDTITHTVVPVVEAPTGDFFTREWAERMASLTPEQRLEVFSRKPGR, from the coding sequence ATGTCAGCCCCGTTCGCCTTCGGCAGCCACGACCCGGCCTCCCACGTGATCGTGCACCTCAGCGATCCGCATCTGCTCGCAGACGGCGGCCGGCTGGGGGAGCGCTACGACGTCGAGCACAACCTGGCGCGTACCCTCGACGCGATCCGGGCAACCCACTGCGAGGCCGCAGCCATCGTGGTGACCGGTGACCTCGCCGATCTCGGTGAGCCGGATGCGTATCGCCGGCTTCGGGCCGCCGTCGAGCCCTTCGCGATCGACCTGGGCTGCCCCGTGATCTGGGTGGCGGGCAACCACGATGAGCGCCCGGCGCTGCGACAGCACCTTCTCGACCTGCCGCCCACAGAGCAGCCGGTCACAGGCGTCTGGGATCTGAGCGGACTGAGGCTGGTCGCACTCGACACCAGCGTGCCGGGCTGGCACCATGGCGACCTCGATGCCGGCCAGCTCGACTGGCTGGGCGACGTACTGAGGGAGCCCGCGCCGCACGGAACGATCCTCGCGATGCACCACCCGCCGGTGCCGAGCCACATCCCGCTCTTCGACATCCTCGAGCTGCGGAACCAGGACGAGCTCGCGCGCGTCATCCACGGCACGGACGTGCGAGCGATCCTGGCGGGTCACCTGCACTACTCCTCTCACGGAACGTTCGCAGGCATCCCAGTGAGCGTCGCGTCGGCTACCTGCTACACGATGAACGTGGCGCGACCGGCGGTGGACGTCAATGGCATGGATGCCGCGCAGGCATTCCAGCTCGTGCACGTCTACCGCGACACGATCACGCACACCGTCGTGCCCGTCGTGGAGGCGCCCACCGGAGACTTCTTCACGCGCGAGTGGGCCGAGCGGATGGCATCCCTCACCCCCGAGCAGCGACTCGAGGTGTTCTCTCGCAAGCCCGGTCGCTGA
- a CDS encoding aspartate ammonia-lyase, which yields MASSEPVVTRTETDSIGSLEIPADAYYGVHTLRAEQNFPITKRPISVYPDLVRGLAMVKQASARANKEIGVLDPEKADLIDAAAQRVIDGEFHDQFIVGVIQGGAGTSTNMNANEVITNIALEMAGREKGDYSFLSPIDHTNRSQSTNDVYPTAVKIGLSLNLVSLLDELDLLRKSFLGKANEFHDVLKVGRTQLQDAVPMTLGQEFNGFATTLGEDHSRLTENASLLTEINMGATAIGTGITTHPDYAPTVLKHLREISALDLSTATDLVEATSDTGAFMSFSSSLKRNAIKLSKICNDLRLLSSGPQAGIGEINLPAMQAGSSIMPGKVNPVIPEAVNQVAFAVAGADVTVTMAVEGGQLQLNAFEPVIAHSIFQSITWMRQAMWTLRVNCVDGITANRERLGAMVGASVGVVTALTPFIGYAASAALAKTALLTNRNVADLVVEAGLMSREEVMKQISPARLSGLETVTAAIPVIAAEDLPES from the coding sequence ATGGCCTCGTCTGAGCCTGTTGTTACCCGCACAGAGACCGATTCGATCGGAAGCCTCGAGATCCCGGCGGATGCGTATTACGGCGTCCACACGCTGCGCGCCGAGCAGAACTTCCCCATCACCAAGCGCCCCATCTCGGTGTATCCCGACCTCGTGCGCGGCCTCGCGATGGTCAAGCAGGCCAGCGCTCGCGCCAACAAGGAGATCGGGGTCCTCGACCCCGAGAAGGCCGACCTGATCGATGCCGCCGCGCAGCGAGTGATCGACGGGGAGTTCCACGACCAGTTCATCGTGGGCGTGATCCAGGGCGGCGCGGGCACCTCGACCAACATGAACGCGAACGAGGTCATCACCAACATCGCGCTCGAGATGGCGGGCCGCGAGAAGGGCGACTACTCGTTCCTGTCGCCGATCGACCACACGAACCGCAGTCAGTCCACCAACGACGTCTATCCGACCGCAGTGAAGATCGGCCTCTCGCTGAACCTCGTCTCGCTCCTCGACGAGCTCGATCTGCTGCGCAAGTCGTTCCTGGGCAAGGCGAACGAGTTCCACGATGTGCTCAAGGTCGGTCGGACGCAGCTTCAGGACGCGGTGCCGATGACGCTCGGTCAGGAGTTCAACGGATTCGCGACGACCCTCGGCGAGGACCACAGCCGACTCACCGAGAACGCGTCCCTCCTCACCGAGATCAACATGGGCGCCACCGCGATCGGCACGGGCATCACGACTCATCCCGACTACGCGCCGACCGTGCTCAAGCACCTGCGTGAGATCAGCGCCCTCGATCTCAGCACCGCCACCGACCTCGTCGAGGCGACGAGCGATACCGGTGCCTTCATGTCGTTCTCGTCGTCGCTGAAGCGCAACGCCATCAAGCTGTCGAAGATCTGCAACGACCTTCGCCTGCTCTCGTCGGGTCCGCAGGCCGGCATCGGCGAGATCAACCTGCCCGCCATGCAGGCGGGCTCCAGCATCATGCCCGGGAAGGTCAACCCGGTCATTCCGGAGGCGGTCAACCAGGTCGCGTTCGCCGTCGCCGGCGCCGATGTCACGGTCACCATGGCCGTCGAGGGCGGCCAGCTGCAGCTGAACGCGTTCGAGCCGGTCATCGCGCACTCGATCTTCCAGTCGATCACCTGGATGCGTCAGGCGATGTGGACTCTTCGCGTCAACTGCGTCGACGGCATCACCGCCAACCGCGAGCGCCTCGGTGCCATGGTGGGCGCATCGGTCGGCGTGGTCACGGCGCTGACTCCGTTCATCGGCTACGCGGCCTCCGCCGCACTCGCCAAGACAGCGCTGCTCACCAACCGCAACGTGGCCGATCTGGTCGTCGAAGCGGGTCTGATGTCGCGCGAAGAGGTCATGAAGCAGATCTCGCCGGCGCGTCTGTCGGGTCTCGAGACCGTGACGGCGGCGATCCCCGTGATCGCGGCGGAGGACCTCCCCGAGAGCTGA